In Candidatus Falkowbacteria bacterium, a genomic segment contains:
- a CDS encoding SIS domain-containing protein, with the protein MLLALKRSFISKPLLESLQKLPEQISSVIKDEKNFALNFSAGDIETIVINGMGGSNLGGYVIQSIFRDRLKIPLLIEPGYDVPGYVNSKTLYIISSYSGSTEEPIAAYKIAKRRGAMIIVLCSDNDSSLKKLALRDNVAHYFFATSSNPSNQPRLGLGYGVSSLLMLFKKLNFLSIKDKDLEIIISQLKRKNSILSKKGNEAEQLAKKLVGHEALIIGGQLFEGNLRIMRNQWCETGKNFASYLVVPDMNHFSLEGLGKPVSNKKRLVAIEIQSSLYDAKIKKRLELTKEIIKRQGIKVVSYSPSGKTPLAQSFDLLQFGSWLTYYLSIQNHVDPLPVPWVDWFKKQLLTK; encoded by the coding sequence ATGTTACTTGCCTTAAAACGTTCATTTATTTCAAAGCCTCTCCTTGAATCATTACAAAAATTACCAGAACAAATAAGTTCTGTTATTAAAGATGAAAAAAATTTCGCTTTAAATTTTTCCGCTGGTGATATTGAGACTATAGTTATTAATGGCATGGGCGGATCAAACCTTGGTGGTTATGTTATTCAATCAATTTTCAGGGATCGTTTAAAAATACCTTTGTTAATTGAACCAGGTTATGATGTTCCTGGGTATGTAAACAGCAAAACCCTCTATATAATTTCTTCATATTCTGGTTCCACTGAAGAACCAATAGCCGCCTACAAAATAGCTAAACGTCGCGGGGCAATGATTATTGTTCTTTGCTCAGATAATGATAGCTCACTAAAAAAACTAGCCCTACGAGACAATGTAGCTCATTATTTTTTTGCAACTTCATCTAACCCTTCAAATCAACCACGCTTAGGTTTGGGATATGGGGTCAGTAGTTTATTAATGCTTTTCAAAAAACTAAATTTCCTTTCCATAAAAGACAAAGATCTAGAGATCATTATAAGCCAACTGAAACGAAAAAATTCTATATTATCAAAAAAAGGAAATGAGGCAGAACAATTAGCAAAAAAACTAGTAGGACATGAAGCACTAATAATTGGCGGGCAACTATTTGAAGGAAATTTACGAATAATGCGAAATCAATGGTGCGAAACCGGAAAAAACTTTGCTTCATATCTTGTTGTCCCAGATATGAATCACTTTTCGCTGGAAGGTCTTGGGAAACCAGTTAGTAACAAAAAACGTTTGGTAGCTATAGAAATTCAATCTTCTTTATATGATGCAAAAATTAAAAAACGTCTTGAGTTAACAAAAGAGATTATTAAACGACAAGGCATTAAAGTAGTATCATATTCACCATCAGGGAAAACTCCCTTAGCTCAAAGTTTTGACCTCTTGCAGTTTGGCTCTTGGTTAACGTATTATCTTTCTATACAAAATCACGTAGACCCTCTACCAGTCCCTTGGGTTGACTGGTTTAAAAAACAGCTATTAACTAAATAA